The following proteins are encoded in a genomic region of Gossypium hirsutum isolate 1008001.06 chromosome D05, Gossypium_hirsutum_v2.1, whole genome shotgun sequence:
- the LOC107903605 gene encoding protein DETOXIFICATION 18 has translation MITYGLSAAASTRVSNELGAENPRKAKTAMAVSLKLSILLALTVVVALAFGHNIWAAYFTNTASIINQFASITPFLLISITIDSFQGILSGVARGSGWQVLAVWANLGTFYLIGMPVAGLLAFKFKLYGKGLWIGLICGLSCQAAALLLITLCRKWTKIELS, from the exons ATGATTACTTACGGACTTAGTGCTGCAGCAAG CACGAGGGTTTCGAATGAATTGGGGGCTGAGAATCCGAGGAAGGCAAAGACCGCCATGGCTGTGTCACTTAAGCTTTCAATCCTTCTGGCTCTAACAGTGGTTGTTGCATTAGCATTTGGGCATAACATATGGGCTGCTTACTTCACCAACACTGCTTCCATTATTAACCAATTTGCTTCAATCACACCCTTCCTTTTAATCTCCATTACTATCGATTCTTTTCAAGGCATCTTATCAG GGGTGGCCAGAGGAAGCGGATGGCAGGTGTTGGCTGTGTGGGCCAACTTGGGgaccttttatttaattggaatGCCAGTTGCAGGGCTTCTTGCTTTTAAGTTTAAGCTTTATGGTAAG GGTTTGTGGATAGGGTTGATATGTGGTCTTTCATGCCAAGCTGCTGCCCTCCTGCTTATTACTTTGTGTAGAAAATGGACTAAAATTGAGCTTTCCTGA
- the LOC107903601 gene encoding indole-3-acetic acid-amido synthetase GH3.17 has translation MEKSRIEYLLKKIEEQTSNAGEEQEKILENILKRNAETDYLNKFLHGQTDKQLFKKYVPVVTYEDIKSYIDRIVDGEPPNILTTETITEFILSSGTSGGEPKYVLSTADCSQKRASIPMLMEAVMHKHIEGLDKGKGMYLLFSNPDFDTPSGLKARMFSSSYLSSPTFKTTLFKTVTTPIEIILSLNKPQSMYCQLLIGLIRRHEVLRIGTIFASTFPNCIKFLQDHWKDICSDIRTGHLSDWITEPDCRTPMLSFLLEPNSELADLLEPIFKNESWEGIITKLWPKAKYIDAIVTGSMSQYIGLIDYYSGRLPIISTFYNSSEACFGINMEPLNKPWDVSYTFLPNMAYFEFIPVDKESPQKAQKLHFNGVSNEESIEKLENGSAQIVDLVDVKMGQFYEVVVTTLAGLYRYRVGDILKVTGFHNKSPKFQFVERQNVALSIDRDKTSEADLSKAIKAAEIELEPHGFLLTAYSSFADTWSIPGRYILFWELKLRDSNTDRLKLDSNTMEQCCRRVEESLDFTYRLYRKMNLIGPLEIRVVKFGAFDELMNFFVSRGAAPLQYKTPCCLKIKEAIEILDSRVVGKFFSNGNLA, from the exons ATGGAGAAAAGTAGGATTGAATatcttttgaaaaaaatagagGAACAAACAAGCAACGCTGGTGAAGAGCAAGAGAAAATATTGGAGAACATTTTGAAACGAAATGCTGAAACTGATTACTTGAACAAGTTTCTCCATGGCCAAACTGATAAACAACTCTTCAAAAAATATGTCCCCGTCGTTACTTACGAAGATATCAAGTCTTATATCGACCGGATCGTCGACGGGGAGCCTCCGAATATCCTTACTACCGAAACCATTACTGAGTTCATCCTAAG CTCGGGTACCTCGGGAGGGGAGCCGAAGTATGTACTTTCCACTGCTGATTGCTCGCAGAAAAGGGCTTCAATCCCTATGTTGATGGAAGCTGTGATGCACAA ACATATTGAGGGTTTAGACAAAGGCAAAGGAATGTACCTTTTATTCAGCAACCCAGATTTCGACACTCCATCTGGTTTAAAAGCAAGAATGTTCTCATCTAGCTACTTATCAAGCCCCACCTTCAAAACCACCCTCTTTAAAACTGTTACCACTCCAATTGAAATCATCTTGTCTTTAAACAAACCCCAAAGCATGTATTGTCAGTTACTCATCGGCCTAATCCGACGACACGAGGTTCTCCGTATCGGCACTATCTTCGCTTCGACTTTTCCCAATTGCATCAAGTTCTTGCAAGATCATTGGAAGGACATTTGCTCCGACATCCGAACCGGCCATCTTAGCGATTGGATCACCGAACCGGATTGTAGAACTCCCATGTTGTCGTTCCTTTTAGAACCTAATTCGGAATTAGCCGATTTACTCGAACCGATATTCAAGAACGAATCGTGGGAAGGGATAATCACGAAACTTTGGCCTAAAGCAAAGTATATCGATGCCATTGTTACGGGTTCGATGAGTCAATACATTGGTTTGATTGATTATTATAGTGGAAGGTTGCCTATAATTTCAACGTTTTATAATTCTTCAGAAGCATGTTTTGGGATCAATATGGAACCTTTAAACAAGCCTTGGGATGTTTCCTACACATTTCTTCCAAATATGGCTTATTTTGAGTTCATCCCTGTGGATAAAGAGAGCCCACAAAAGGCTCAAAAGCTTCATTTTAATGGCGTCTCTAATGAAGAATCCATTGAAAAGTTGGAGAATGGCAGTGCTCAAATTGTTGATCTTGTTGATGTGAAGATGGGTCAGTTTTACGAAGTTGTGGTCACAACTTTGGCAG GTTTATATCGATACAGAGTTGGAGATATTCTAAAGGTAACTGGTTTCCATAACAAATCTCCGAAATTCCAATTTGTGGAACGACAAAACGTGGCTTTGAGCATCGATAGGGACAAAACAAGTGAAGCCGATCTCAGCAAGGCTATCAAAGCTGCCGAAATCGAACTCGAACCCCACGGTTTTCTTTTGACGGCATACAGTAGCTTTGCCGACACATGGTCCATACCGGGTCGATATATACTGTTCTGGGAGCTAAAGCTGAGAGATAGCAACACTGATCGGCTAAAACTGGACTCGAATACGATGGAACAATGTTGCCGTAGAGTCGAAGAATCGCTTGATTTCACTTACAGGTTGTATAGGAAGATGAATTTGATCGGACCGTTGGAGATCAGGGTGGTGAAATTCGGAGCATTCGATGAACTGATGAATTTCTTTGTATCGAGGGGTGCTGCACCTCTCCAATACAAGACACCTTGTTGCCTTAAAATTAAGGAAGCCATTGAAATACTGGATTCCAGGGTTGTTGGGAAGTTCTTCAGCAATGGAAATCTTGCATGA